The proteins below are encoded in one region of Avibacterium volantium:
- a CDS encoding type II toxin-antitoxin system RelE/ParE family toxin, with protein MKQDYLIFWSDRAEAKLLDKADYIYNDSLNKNIAETFLETMRSTAEKLSFVAAAYDDGNFHIYPLKYGHSVKFIVVNEIVIIADFYPKGSNLR; from the coding sequence ATGAAACAAGATTACCTTATATTTTGGTCTGATCGTGCAGAGGCGAAATTATTAGATAAGGCAGACTATATTTATAATGACAGTCTGAATAAAAACATTGCTGAAACTTTTTTAGAAACAATGCGTTCAACTGCTGAAAAACTCAGCTTTGTCGCTGCAGCTTATGATGATGGAAATTTCCATATTTACCCATTGAAATATGGACATTCTGTAAAATTCATTGTCGTCAATGAGATTGTTATCATTGCAGATTTTTATCCCAAGGGTTCAAATTTGCGTTAA
- the treB gene encoding PTS trehalose transporter subunit IIBC: MAKKINPQYITQLIQLIGGKENIATATHCITRLRFVLNQPEIADVKGIEALPMVKGCFTNAGQFQVVIGPEVDLYYQELVKQTQISEANKEQAKVAARQNMKWYEQLISHFAEIFIPLLPALISGGLILGFRNVIGDIPMFDGKTLVQTHPMWATIHSFLWLIGEAIFFYLPVGICWSTVKKMGGSPILGIVLGVTLVSPQLMNSYDLGSKIPEMWDFGWFSIDKVGYQAQVIPSILAGLALGWIETRLRRIVPASLNLVIVPVTSLIIAVFLAHSIIGPLGREIGNGVAYVVRAGLTGSFAPIGATLFGFLYAPLVITGVHQTTLAIDMQMIQNIGGTPVWPMIALSNIAQASAVLAIVIVSKKANEREISVPATISAYLGVTEPAMYGINLKYRFPMLCAMIGSAFAGLICGLNGVLANSIGVGGLPGILSIQLPFWGVFALAMVVAIVVPLILTMILYKRRAANGTLPE, from the coding sequence ATGGCAAAGAAAATTAATCCTCAATATATCACGCAATTAATCCAGTTAATTGGTGGGAAAGAGAATATTGCGACAGCAACGCATTGTATTACGCGTTTGCGTTTTGTGTTAAATCAACCTGAAATTGCTGATGTGAAAGGCATTGAAGCCTTGCCAATGGTGAAAGGTTGCTTTACCAATGCGGGGCAATTTCAGGTGGTGATTGGACCTGAAGTGGATCTTTATTACCAAGAATTAGTGAAACAAACGCAAATTTCTGAAGCAAATAAAGAGCAAGCGAAAGTGGCGGCACGCCAAAATATGAAATGGTATGAACAACTTATCTCGCATTTTGCCGAGATTTTCATTCCGCTTCTCCCCGCCTTAATTAGTGGTGGTTTGATTTTAGGTTTCCGCAATGTGATTGGTGATATTCCAATGTTTGACGGCAAAACCTTGGTGCAAACCCACCCTATGTGGGCGACAATCCATTCTTTTCTATGGTTAATTGGTGAGGCGATTTTCTTCTATTTGCCAGTGGGAATTTGTTGGTCCACAGTGAAAAAAATGGGCGGTTCGCCAATTTTGGGGATCGTCCTTGGCGTTACGCTCGTTTCACCACAATTAATGAATTCTTATGATCTCGGTTCTAAAATTCCTGAAATGTGGGATTTCGGCTGGTTCAGCATTGATAAAGTAGGCTATCAAGCACAGGTGATTCCATCTATTTTGGCCGGTCTTGCTTTAGGTTGGATCGAAACCCGTTTACGCCGCATTGTGCCTGCCTCATTAAATTTAGTGATCGTGCCAGTCACTTCATTAATCATCGCTGTGTTCCTTGCTCATTCTATTATCGGGCCGCTTGGTCGTGAAATTGGTAATGGCGTAGCCTATGTGGTGCGTGCAGGATTAACCGGCAGCTTCGCCCCGATTGGTGCAACCTTATTTGGCTTCCTTTATGCGCCGTTGGTAATCACCGGTGTGCATCAAACCACCCTTGCGATTGATATGCAAATGATCCAAAACATTGGCGGTACACCTGTTTGGCCGATGATCGCCCTTTCTAACATCGCGCAAGCTTCTGCTGTGTTAGCCATTGTGATTGTGAGCAAAAAAGCCAATGAGCGTGAAATTTCCGTGCCTGCAACCATTTCCGCTTATCTTGGTGTAACCGAACCTGCGATGTATGGGATCAACTTGAAATACCGCTTCCCGATGCTTTGTGCAATGATTGGTTCTGCCTTTGCTGGCTTAATTTGTGGCTTAAATGGCGTGTTGGCAAACAGTATTGGCGTGGGTGGTTTACCGGGTATTCTTTCCATTCAATTACCGTTCTGGGGTGTGTTTGCTTTAGCGATGGTAGTGGCGATTGTTGTGCCATTGATTTTAACAATGATCCTGTATAAACGCCGTGCTGCAAATGGCACGCTTCCAGAATAA